The following proteins are encoded in a genomic region of Chloracidobacterium sp.:
- the dnaX gene encoding DNA polymerase III subunit gamma/tau codes for MSYQVIARKWRPQTFEEVTGQEVVTQTLRNALEHDRLHHAYVFSGSRGVGKTTTARILAKAVNCHKTDKPNLTPCSTLADDACASCIEISEGRSLDVLEIDAASHTGIGEVRETILESINFKPARDRYKVFIIDEVHQLSKPAFNALLKTLEEPPDTVIFVLATTELHKVPETILSRCQEFDFRTIASSKIFDRLRLIADSENIDVTDDALREIARSGEGSMRDAQSNFDQVISFSGEKITSDDVTRALGLASSDTLATVIRAIADKDSGAILNVVDDLMTRGHDLRNFCRDLLGTLRDLLVFKVAGASEKLMEGSVADSSILEALSSPFTEADLLRFFNSLAETETKLREAAHARHTLEIGLVKLIEMRRVKPLEAIIERLTRLEGSAPAASAEKKTLIENEPAVIGAANPSKAGASKGRGDHEETKPERPQPVIEPPAPIEPDTRQAASYAPIRSPRLARLSSEELAHTPDDKLDDAYDEALAAEGEPLKPINGASAMISEWFKDIVQARPMTVSGGAAAAPARDLSHLLPDRPKDEPVELPTLGPDATTEELIAYADAHPTVRMIKRTFRARIIDAKRV; via the coding sequence ATGTCCTATCAGGTGATAGCCCGCAAGTGGAGGCCGCAGACCTTTGAAGAGGTAACGGGCCAGGAGGTCGTTACGCAAACGCTGCGTAACGCACTCGAACACGATCGGCTCCACCATGCCTATGTGTTCTCGGGTTCGCGCGGTGTCGGGAAGACGACGACAGCCCGCATCCTTGCAAAGGCTGTCAACTGCCATAAGACCGACAAGCCGAACCTTACGCCCTGCTCGACGCTTGCAGACGATGCGTGTGCGTCGTGCATCGAGATCTCAGAAGGCCGTTCGCTCGACGTGCTTGAGATCGATGCGGCTTCGCATACCGGCATCGGCGAGGTTCGCGAGACGATACTCGAAAGCATCAACTTCAAACCGGCACGCGACCGCTACAAGGTCTTTATCATCGACGAGGTGCATCAGCTATCGAAGCCCGCGTTCAACGCGCTTTTGAAAACGCTGGAAGAACCGCCGGACACGGTCATCTTCGTGCTTGCGACGACCGAACTGCACAAAGTGCCCGAAACGATCCTTTCGCGGTGTCAGGAGTTCGATTTTCGAACGATCGCCTCGTCAAAGATATTCGACCGGCTGAGGCTGATCGCTGATTCTGAAAATATCGATGTTACCGACGATGCACTTCGCGAGATCGCCCGTTCAGGCGAAGGTTCGATGCGCGATGCGCAGAGCAACTTCGATCAAGTTATCAGCTTTTCGGGCGAAAAGATCACTTCGGACGATGTAACCAGGGCTTTGGGCCTCGCAAGCTCCGATACCTTGGCGACGGTGATCCGTGCGATCGCGGATAAAGATTCCGGAGCAATTCTCAACGTGGTGGACGATCTGATGACACGCGGCCACGACCTGCGCAACTTCTGCCGCGACCTACTCGGCACACTTCGTGACCTTCTGGTCTTTAAGGTCGCCGGAGCTTCTGAAAAGCTGATGGAAGGCTCAGTTGCCGACAGCTCTATATTGGAAGCCTTGAGTTCCCCGTTCACAGAGGCTGACCTTTTACGTTTCTTCAATTCCCTTGCAGAAACCGAGACCAAACTCCGCGAGGCCGCTCACGCGCGGCACACACTCGAGATCGGCCTCGTAAAGCTGATCGAGATGCGGCGTGTAAAGCCGCTGGAAGCGATAATCGAACGCCTTACGCGACTCGAAGGCTCTGCTCCGGCGGCCTCGGCGGAAAAAAAAACTTTAATTGAGAACGAACCGGCCGTTATTGGGGCCGCGAACCCGTCGAAAGCGGGCGCATCGAAAGGCCGCGGCGATCACGAGGAGACTAAACCCGAACGGCCCCAGCCCGTAATTGAGCCGCCTGCACCGATCGAACCTGACACCCGACAGGCCGCATCGTACGCACCGATCCGCTCGCCTCGGTTAGCGCGCCTTTCAAGCGAAGAATTGGCTCATACACCGGATGACAAACTCGATGATGCGTACGACGAAGCACTCGCCGCCGAAGGCGAACCCCTGAAACCGATCAACGGAGCTTCGGCGATGATAAGCGAATGGTTCAAAGATATCGTACAAGCACGGCCGATGACAGTTTCAGGAGGTGCTGCGGCCGCTCCCGCACGCGACCTGTCCCATTTGCTGCCCGATAGGCCAAAAGATGAACCTGTTGAACTGCCGACGCTTGGCCCTGACGCGACGACGGAGGAATTGATCGCGTACGCCGACGCACATCCGACGGTAAGGATGATCAAACGAACCTTCCGCGCACGCATCATTGACGCAAAGCGGGTTTGA
- a CDS encoding DUF4878 domain-containing protein, producing the protein MKAVTFCSVIFLTVTFVASCGGGPAGNVPANNSNSGVSSTSQNANAVTVITPTPDPSNNDAPTLTPVYKAFCEALKKKDEAAVRKVYSSDTLKNFDEQMKAENIKSLLKFLEDDIPTGECTVKNEVINGDSAVAKLVSSLYPNGFAIVFVKEGGEWKMTNRSPTLDTVKSDKTAPANAAK; encoded by the coding sequence ATGAAAGCAGTTACTTTTTGTTCGGTCATTTTCCTGACGGTTACTTTTGTCGCATCCTGCGGAGGCGGGCCTGCGGGCAACGTGCCGGCAAACAACTCCAACTCCGGCGTCTCATCAACAAGTCAAAACGCCAATGCAGTAACCGTCATAACGCCGACACCCGATCCGTCCAATAACGATGCGCCGACGCTTACACCGGTGTACAAAGCATTTTGCGAAGCTCTGAAAAAGAAGGATGAAGCGGCGGTCCGCAAGGTTTACAGCTCCGATACACTCAAGAACTTTGACGAGCAGATGAAAGCCGAGAATATCAAGAGCCTGCTAAAGTTCCTTGAGGATGATATTCCGACCGGCGAATGCACCGTAAAGAACGAGGTGATCAACGGTGATTCGGCAGTCGCAAAGCTTGTAAGTTCGCTCTATCCGAACGGTTTTGCGATCGTCTTTGTAAAAGAAGGCGGCGAGTGGAAGATGACGAATCGCAGCCCGACGCTCGATACCGTAAAGAGCGATAAGACCGCACCGGCCAACGCCGCAAAATAG
- the glmM gene encoding phosphoglucosamine mutase: MDQLFGTDGIRGIAGEFPLDDHTVCLIGAAVARQFRENLGRAPKFVTGRDTRESGARLEAAFHSGAESEGAVCESAAVITTPGVAFLTQRFGYDAGVVISASHNPFRDNGIKIFQPSGRKLDEMTERMIEAEVFEATGEEEFMVTHALPSERWSEFRDAYLDHLVKIADGLSLKGRRIVLDCANGAASTLAPELFAGLGAETIDLHCEPTGRNINEDCGSTHIHELRREVASRNADLGIAFDGDADRALFVDENGELIDGDSTLWIIGRQLKQRGDLKNGKVVATVMSNVGLELALSGEGIALERTSVGDKFVLEELLNSGSEIGGEQSGHVIFPQLSLVGDGMATALLLLKAAESFGGSLAEAAKGFTRYPQTLKKAAVREKIPFENVTEIASLAKQIESEIKAAGSGRLLLRYSGTENVARVMIEGEDQSLIEEQAARLVEVIESVLG; encoded by the coding sequence ATGGATCAACTATTTGGAACGGACGGAATACGCGGCATAGCGGGTGAATTCCCGCTTGATGATCATACGGTTTGCCTTATCGGAGCGGCCGTGGCGAGGCAATTTCGCGAAAATTTAGGCCGCGCCCCGAAGTTTGTTACGGGCCGTGATACGCGCGAATCGGGAGCGAGGCTCGAGGCGGCGTTTCATTCGGGTGCGGAAAGTGAAGGTGCGGTCTGCGAATCGGCGGCCGTTATCACGACGCCCGGAGTGGCATTCTTGACGCAGAGATTCGGTTATGATGCGGGCGTCGTTATCAGTGCGTCGCACAACCCGTTTCGCGACAATGGTATCAAGATCTTTCAGCCGTCGGGCAGGAAGCTTGATGAAATGACCGAACGCATGATCGAAGCGGAGGTCTTTGAGGCGACGGGCGAAGAAGAGTTCATGGTAACTCATGCCCTTCCGTCCGAACGCTGGTCGGAGTTTCGAGATGCGTATCTCGATCACTTGGTTAAGATCGCCGACGGATTGTCGCTCAAGGGCAGGCGGATCGTGCTTGATTGTGCGAACGGAGCGGCCTCAACACTGGCACCGGAATTGTTTGCCGGACTTGGTGCAGAAACGATCGATCTTCATTGCGAACCGACGGGCCGCAACATCAATGAAGACTGCGGTTCGACACATATCCACGAACTCCGGCGGGAAGTTGCTTCGCGTAATGCAGATCTCGGTATCGCCTTTGATGGTGATGCCGACCGAGCGTTATTTGTCGATGAGAACGGCGAACTGATCGATGGTGATTCGACCCTTTGGATCATTGGGCGTCAGTTGAAACAACGCGGCGACCTTAAGAACGGCAAGGTCGTGGCAACCGTGATGAGCAATGTCGGCCTCGAACTGGCCCTTTCCGGTGAGGGAATAGCGCTCGAACGCACTTCCGTGGGCGACAAATTCGTTCTTGAGGAACTTTTGAACAGCGGCTCGGAGATCGGCGGCGAACAGTCCGGTCATGTGATATTCCCGCAGCTAAGCCTTGTCGGCGACGGTATGGCGACCGCACTTCTGCTGCTGAAGGCGGCAGAAAGCTTCGGAGGCTCGCTGGCTGAGGCAGCAAAGGGCTTTACGCGGTATCCGCAGACGCTTAAGAAAGCTGCCGTGCGCGAGAAGATACCTTTTGAGAATGTGACCGAGATCGCATCTTTAGCAAAGCAGATCGAGAGCGAGATCAAGGCGGCAGGCAGCGGCCGCTTGCTGCTGCGCTACTCGGGGACAGAGAATGTCGCTCGCGTTATGATCGAGGGCGAAGACCAGTCTTTGATCGAGGAGCAGGCCGCGCGGCTCGTAGAGGTGATCGAATCGGTGCTTGGTTAG
- the aroB gene encoding 3-dehydroquinate synthase, with product MSLSIRINTSGNESSYDAAFGKGLDACGHWARKCLGKSSSKICLVSDANVSKLYARTVESALQAQGFSVSQHIVRPGERAKSISSLTKTLDALGTAELTRSDAVVALGGGVVGDLAGFAASIYQRGIRFLQVPTSLLAMVDSSVGGKTGVNSKFGKNTIGAFHQPSGVLIVPAVLSTLPRREMTAGLCEMVKHAAISGTELMDKTELYLETHDDLLLEELIAGNIAFKAKIVRGDEREAPERRDGRSRMVLNFGHTLAHALEKVTNYRYFRHGEAVGYGILYAAELSKSLDLLSNAEVNLLYGVVHRVGKLPTLANIDADEVIRAFVLDKKNVAGGLRLILLKGIGDPCIVDGKDISRRTQRSAFEHLLAR from the coding sequence ATGTCTTTGTCGATCCGTATCAACACGTCCGGAAACGAAAGTTCGTACGACGCGGCCTTCGGTAAAGGCCTTGACGCGTGCGGGCATTGGGCACGCAAATGCCTTGGTAAGAGTTCTTCAAAGATCTGTCTCGTTTCTGATGCTAACGTAAGCAAGCTGTACGCCCGGACGGTTGAATCGGCATTGCAGGCGCAAGGTTTTTCGGTGTCGCAGCACATCGTGAGGCCGGGCGAAAGAGCAAAAAGCATATCTTCGCTGACAAAGACGCTCGACGCGCTCGGAACTGCCGAACTTACCCGGAGTGATGCCGTTGTCGCTCTCGGCGGCGGCGTGGTAGGTGACCTCGCGGGCTTTGCCGCGAGCATTTATCAACGCGGCATCCGCTTTCTGCAGGTGCCGACGTCGCTTCTTGCGATGGTCGATTCGTCTGTCGGCGGCAAGACAGGCGTAAACAGCAAATTCGGCAAGAATACCATCGGAGCCTTTCACCAACCTTCGGGCGTTCTAATTGTACCGGCAGTGCTTTCAACGCTTCCGCGCCGAGAGATGACCGCAGGCCTTTGCGAAATGGTCAAACACGCCGCTATCAGTGGTACCGAGCTGATGGATAAGACCGAACTTTACCTTGAAACGCACGATGACTTGCTGCTCGAAGAACTGATCGCAGGCAACATCGCGTTCAAAGCGAAGATCGTGCGAGGTGACGAACGCGAGGCGCCCGAACGCCGTGACGGTCGTTCGCGTATGGTGCTTAATTTTGGCCACACGCTCGCCCACGCACTCGAAAAGGTTACGAATTATCGCTATTTTCGCCACGGCGAGGCTGTCGGCTACGGCATTTTATACGCTGCCGAGCTGTCAAAAAGTCTTGATTTGTTATCAAATGCTGAAGTAAACTTGTTGTACGGTGTTGTGCATCGTGTCGGAAAACTCCCGACACTGGCGAACATCGATGCAGACGAGGTCATTCGGGCCTTCGTTCTTGATAAAAAGAATGTGGCCGGCGGGTTGAGGCTGATTTTGCTGAAAGGCATCGGCGATCCGTGCATTGTTGACGGCAAGGACATTTCAAGACGTACGCAAAGGTCTGCATTTGAACACCTTCTTGCTCGCTGA
- a CDS encoding VWA domain-containing protein has translation MKYRSLRSFFAISFAIFIVAGSGVLAAAQSRPQRPDASVGDGKKNDRPRPLTDEEKRAAEEAKKRAEEEKNAIIDPDVEKVDTNIVTIEAVVVNKKNGNILTGLRKENFAVFENGVKQQISEFSTPESPITVSLVVEYSRWTEILGRAGSGYWEPGTYEVIRPVAYFLSNFIKPPNDNASVIAFDIRPTPITDFTNDPQRLRQAVEILLRNRPAYRENNLWDALKFTLIGGVGDTVVLEDSKDRTAQYEGMARLNAKRKAIILVASGIDTFSKSNYDEVRRVIREAGIPIYVISTGNLFYKRYEPYLPALDGIDGSPGRMTFQMARVAMDTIAKESGGLHYAMTFEGEVPAYLAEINARLRNQYSLSYDVIEPRAPGSKNKLQVKVDVDGDGVYDDKTYVVQHRPYYIAPGDAKDKKKK, from the coding sequence ATGAAGTACCGTTCTCTTCGCTCATTTTTCGCCATAAGTTTTGCCATTTTTATTGTTGCCGGCTCCGGCGTACTGGCGGCCGCGCAGTCGCGTCCTCAGCGGCCTGATGCATCGGTGGGTGACGGCAAAAAGAACGATCGTCCGCGGCCTTTGACCGACGAAGAAAAGCGTGCGGCTGAAGAAGCCAAGAAACGAGCCGAAGAGGAAAAGAACGCCATTATCGACCCTGACGTCGAGAAGGTGGATACCAACATTGTTACGATCGAGGCCGTAGTCGTCAACAAGAAGAACGGCAACATTCTGACTGGATTGAGGAAGGAGAATTTTGCGGTCTTTGAGAACGGCGTAAAGCAGCAGATATCCGAATTCTCAACACCCGAATCACCTATCACCGTCTCGCTTGTTGTTGAATACAGCCGTTGGACCGAGATCCTCGGCCGTGCCGGCAGCGGCTATTGGGAACCGGGAACTTACGAGGTGATTCGCCCTGTCGCATATTTCCTCTCGAATTTTATTAAGCCGCCGAATGACAATGCATCTGTGATAGCATTCGACATACGCCCGACACCGATCACCGATTTTACGAACGATCCGCAAAGGCTGCGGCAGGCCGTCGAGATATTGCTCCGTAACAGGCCGGCGTACCGCGAGAACAACCTTTGGGATGCTCTTAAATTTACGCTCATCGGCGGCGTCGGCGACACCGTCGTGCTTGAAGATTCAAAAGACCGGACCGCGCAGTACGAAGGTATGGCACGCCTGAATGCAAAGCGAAAGGCGATAATACTCGTCGCAAGCGGGATCGACACGTTCAGCAAATCGAACTATGACGAGGTTCGACGTGTGATCCGAGAGGCAGGCATTCCGATCTACGTGATCAGCACCGGAAATCTTTTTTACAAACGCTACGAGCCGTACCTGCCTGCCCTTGACGGTATCGATGGATCGCCCGGCCGAATGACGTTCCAAATGGCGAGAGTTGCCATGGACACCATCGCGAAGGAATCGGGCGGGCTGCATTATGCCATGACCTTTGAAGGCGAAGTTCCGGCATATCTTGCCGAGATCAATGCAAGATTGCGGAATCAATACAGCCTTTCGTATGATGTGATCGAGCCGCGCGCTCCGGGATCTAAGAATAAACTGCAGGTAAAGGTCGATGTTGACGGCGACGGAGTTTACGACGATAAAACGTATGTCGTACAGCACAGGCCGTATTACATTGCTCCGGGTGACGCAAAGGACAAGAAGAAAAAGTGA
- the frr gene encoding ribosome recycling factor — translation MSGQDIVKQTDPKMNAVIEDFKRKLSNIRTGRATVGLLDGIIVDYYGTPTPLNQMASVAVPEAQLMTVQPWDASQLGAIEKAIIAANLGFNPSNDGKIIRLAVPALNEERRKQFAKQVHEVAEEHRIAVRNLRHQANDNLKKLQKDKAISEDEERSSLDDVQKLTNSYISKLDELAKNKEQEIMSV, via the coding sequence ATGAGCGGACAAGACATCGTAAAACAAACCGATCCGAAAATGAACGCTGTTATCGAGGATTTCAAGCGTAAACTCAGTAATATTCGTACAGGACGCGCAACCGTCGGGCTGTTGGACGGCATCATCGTTGATTATTACGGCACGCCGACGCCCTTAAATCAAATGGCGTCTGTGGCCGTTCCGGAAGCACAGCTGATGACCGTTCAACCGTGGGACGCCTCACAGCTCGGAGCGATCGAGAAGGCCATCATAGCGGCGAATCTTGGATTTAATCCGTCCAACGACGGCAAGATAATCCGCCTTGCTGTTCCGGCTCTTAACGAAGAGCGGCGCAAGCAGTTCGCTAAGCAGGTCCACGAGGTTGCCGAAGAACATCGGATCGCCGTTCGCAATCTGCGGCATCAAGCAAATGACAATCTGAAGAAACTTCAGAAGGATAAGGCAATATCTGAGGATGAGGAACGCAGCAGCCTCGACGACGTACAAAAACTTACGAACAGCTATATAAGTAAGCTGGACGAACTCGCCAAGAATAAGGAACAGGAAATAATGAGCGTCTGA
- a CDS encoding UMP kinase — translation MATPVFKRILLKLSGEALMGMHSYGIDTKVAESVASELKTAHDMGAEIAVVVGGGNIFRGVSESAGNMDRAAADYIGMLATVMNAVVLQDALEKQGVYTRAMSAIDIPQLAEPFIRRRAIRHLEKKRVVIFAAGTGNPYFTTDSAAALRALEIGADVILKGTKVDGIYSADPMKVPDATRYDRITYREVLEKELKVMDASAISLCMEHNLPIMVFNMRKAGNIVKALEGDTAIGTLVGGHI, via the coding sequence ATGGCGACTCCGGTCTTCAAACGCATTCTTCTGAAACTCTCGGGTGAAGCCCTGATGGGCATGCATTCCTACGGCATTGACACGAAGGTTGCAGAATCCGTCGCATCTGAGCTTAAGACGGCACACGACATGGGTGCTGAGATCGCTGTTGTAGTAGGCGGCGGCAATATCTTTCGCGGCGTTTCCGAATCCGCGGGAAATATGGATCGCGCGGCCGCCGACTACATCGGCATGCTTGCGACCGTAATGAATGCGGTCGTCCTGCAAGATGCGCTCGAAAAGCAAGGTGTCTATACGCGGGCAATGTCGGCGATCGATATTCCGCAGCTTGCCGAACCTTTTATCCGAAGGCGTGCGATACGCCATCTTGAAAAGAAGCGGGTCGTCATCTTTGCGGCGGGAACAGGCAATCCGTATTTTACGACCGACTCGGCCGCGGCACTTCGGGCGTTGGAGATAGGGGCCGATGTGATCCTCAAGGGAACAAAAGTGGACGGCATCTACTCCGCCGATCCTATGAAGGTGCCCGATGCCACACGCTACGACCGCATAACGTATCGAGAAGTGCTTGAGAAAGAACTGAAGGTTATGGATGCATCTGCGATCTCACTTTGTATGGAGCATAACTTGCCTATAATGGTCTTCAATATGCGTAAAGCGGGCAATATAGTAAAGGCCCTCGAGGGCGATACTGCCATTGGAACACTCGTCGGAGGTCATATATGA
- the tsf gene encoding translation elongation factor Ts, with protein sequence MAEVTASAVKALRERSGAGMIDCKNALVEANGDEGAAMEILRKKGMATAGKKAGRVTAEGAVGSYIHMGGKVGVLVEINCESDFVARGDEFQQLVKDVAMHIAASDPRYATREEVPADILDKEREILMEQLKNDPKNANKPDDVLAKIIDGRLNKFYEDNVLIDQPFVKDPSKTVGDLVTEKIASIKENISIRRFSRFKMGEGIEKKQDDFASEVASMVG encoded by the coding sequence ATGGCAGAAGTTACGGCAAGTGCGGTAAAAGCACTTAGAGAAAGATCCGGTGCGGGAATGATCGATTGCAAAAACGCTCTCGTTGAGGCTAACGGCGATGAAGGAGCGGCAATGGAGATCCTCCGCAAGAAAGGAATGGCGACCGCGGGCAAGAAAGCGGGCCGCGTTACGGCGGAGGGTGCCGTCGGCTCGTACATTCACATGGGCGGCAAGGTCGGCGTGCTTGTGGAGATCAACTGCGAGAGCGATTTCGTCGCCCGCGGTGACGAGTTCCAGCAGTTAGTAAAGGATGTCGCAATGCACATCGCAGCCTCAGATCCGCGTTACGCGACGCGCGAAGAGGTCCCTGCGGACATACTCGACAAAGAACGCGAGATCCTGATGGAACAGCTAAAGAACGATCCGAAGAACGCGAACAAGCCGGATGATGTCCTCGCAAAGATCATCGACGGCCGATTGAACAAGTTCTACGAGGACAATGTTCTTATCGATCAGCCTTTTGTAAAAGACCCGTCAAAGACCGTCGGCGACCTTGTTACCGAAAAGATCGCATCGATCAAAGAGAACATCTCGATCCGACGTTTTTCACGGTTCAAAATGGGCGAAGGCATCGAAAAGAAACAGGATGACTTTGCCTCGGAAGTGGCATCAATGGTCGGCTGA